In Lonchura striata isolate bLonStr1 chromosome 2, bLonStr1.mat, whole genome shotgun sequence, a single genomic region encodes these proteins:
- the MRPL57 gene encoding large ribosomal subunit protein mL63 — MFLTTVLLRKRIPGKQWIGKYRRPRQVTISMKQAMIRRLEIEAENEYWLSQPYLTQEQEYKHNTEERRAKWEAFKSLKQAKFPEHRYISDHLNHLNVTKKWTC; from the coding sequence ATGTTTTTAACAACAGTATTACTGCGGAAGAGAATTCCTGGGAAACAATGGATTGGGAAGTACAGGCGACCAAGACAGGTTACCATTTCAATGAAGCAAGCAATGATCCGAAGGTTGGAAATTGAAGCAGAGAATGAATATTGGCTCAGCCAGCCTTACCTGACACAGGAACAGGAATACAAACACAACACTGAAGAGAGACGTGCCAAGTGGGAAGCTTTCAAAAGCCTGAAACAAGCCAAGTTTCCTGAGCACAGATACATCAGCGATCATTTAAACCACTTAAATGTGACAAAGAAGTGGACATGTTGA
- the SKA3 gene encoding spindle and kinetochore-associated protein 3 isoform X3: MAVTGAFFGKLRELALTVEKEVKQLQQALRREDADCEDESPIAILHDLHCEVKTQKEDISASLGKISNENKAVHEFMKASEILIERNAADLGKIREHFQKYGYKPHVEGSTEEDEADSESAMSVQNKSDDEKANDVPHLSASTEKLPLPKDPLRIPELSDFGLSQYTFPRPWGALEAPHSAQHMSSARQLRAKNETPLRLRTPQALPKTPKCRLKMDDYECVTPKLEHFGISEHTMCMNEDYTMSLIHKASQTLKKLVKRGDDNGGNLPEMTVKEFMVTPASKSSKRAKNAAADWMDSPMVFVFCTPDVKDSSKTNNTGLSRSSETKELPLPSHAATPQCPDFQTRWLTAEAKQQVTPGGKLESVKKNDAKDTPYKEERIPFAASCDEYLKHTEDPSPPNLEHYDHLLNTPPPPEITRIPDNVLKILSQYNQKVDSSKAKEMETKAGNTRRYESCSTDYSNKENRGYHGVFKTNI; encoded by the exons ATGGCCGTGACCGGCGCCTTCTTCGGCAAGCTGCGGGAGCTGGCCCTCACGGTGGAGAAGGAGgtgaagcagctgcagcaggccCTGCGCCGGGAGGACGCGG ACTGTGAAGATGAATCTCCAATAGCAATCTTGCATGACCTCCATTGTGAAGTCAAGACTCAGAAG GAAGATATTAGTGCCAGTCTTGGTAAGATTTCCAATGAAAATAAAGCAGTTCATGAGTTTATGAAGGCAAGTGAAATCTTGATAGAAAGAAATGCAGCAGATCTTGGAAAAATAAGAGAGCATTTCCAGAAATATGGCTACAAACCACATGTCGAAGGCTCTACAG aggaggatgaagcTGACAGTGAATCAGCAATGTCTGTGCAGAATAAATCTGATGACGAAAAAGCAAATGATGTACCTCACCTATCTGCTTCTACAGAGAAGCTGCCGTTGCCCAAAGACCCCCTGCGTATCCCCGAGCTCTCCGATTTTGGGCTTTCACAGTACACGTTCCCCAGGCCTTGGGGAGCGCTGGAAGCGCCGCACAGTGCACAGCACATGAGCAGTGCGCGCCAGCTGAGGGCAAAGAATGAGACTCCACTAAGGTTGCGGACGCCGCAGGCTTTGCCCAAAACACCAAAATGTAGGCTGAAGATGGATGACTATGAGTGTGTAACACCAAAACTTGAGCACTTCGGCATTAGTGAACATACCATGTGTATGAATGAAGATTATACGATGTCACTTATTCACAAAGCTTCTCAGACATTAAAAAA GTTGGTTAAAAGAGGAGATGATAACGGAGGGAATTTGCCAGAAATGACAGTCAAGGAATTCATGGTTACTCCTGCATCAAAATCCAGTAAGAGAGCTAAAAATG CAGCAGCTGACTGGATGGATTCTCCTATGGTATTTGTGTTCTGTACTCCTGATGTGAAGGACTCTTCCAAAACTAATAATACAGGATTATCAAGGTCATCAGAGACAAAGGAACTGCCTCTTCCCAGTCATGCAGCAACACCACAGTGTCCAGATTTTCAAACAAGATGGTTAACAGCAGAAGCTAAG CAGCAGGTAACACCAGGGGGGAAGCTTGAGTCGGTGAAAAAGAATGATGCAAAAGATACACCatacaaagaagaaagaattcCTTTTGCTGCGAGCTGTGATGAGTATCTTAAACATACTGAGGACCCTTCCCCTCCCAATCTGGAACACTATGACCATTTACTCAATACTCCTCCACCTCCAGAAATAACAAGGATACCAGATAATGTTTTAAAG ATCCTTTCCCAATATAATCAAAAGGTAGACTCTTCTAAAGCCAAGGAAATGGAGACCAAGGCAGGAAATACAAGAAGATATGAAAGTTGTTCCACTGATTACAGCAACAAAGAAAACAG AGGATATCATGGAGTTTTCAAGACAAACATCTGA
- the SKA3 gene encoding spindle and kinetochore-associated protein 3 isoform X4 encodes MAVTGAFFGKLRELALTVEKEVKQLQQALRREDADCEDESPIAILHDLHCEVKTQKEDISASLGKISNENKAVHEFMKASEILIERNAADLGKIREHFQKYGYKPHVEGSTEEEDEADSESAMSVQNKSDDEKANDVPHLSASTEKLPLPKDPLRIPELSDFGLSQYTFPRPWGALEAPHSAQHMSSARQLRAKNETPLRLRTPQALPKTPKCRLKMDDYECVTPKLEHFGISEHTMCMNEDYTMSLIHKASQTLKKLVKRGDDNGGNLPEMTVKEFMVTPASKSSKRAKNAAADWMDSPMVFVFCTPDVKDSSKTNNTGLSRSSETKELPLPSHAATPQCPDFQTRWLTAEAKQVTPGGKLESVKKNDAKDTPYKEERIPFAASCDEYLKHTEDPSPPNLEHYDHLLNTPPPPEITRIPDNVLKILSQYNQKVDSSKAKEMETKAGNTRRYESCSTDYSNKENRGYHGVFKTNI; translated from the exons ATGGCCGTGACCGGCGCCTTCTTCGGCAAGCTGCGGGAGCTGGCCCTCACGGTGGAGAAGGAGgtgaagcagctgcagcaggccCTGCGCCGGGAGGACGCGG ACTGTGAAGATGAATCTCCAATAGCAATCTTGCATGACCTCCATTGTGAAGTCAAGACTCAGAAG GAAGATATTAGTGCCAGTCTTGGTAAGATTTCCAATGAAAATAAAGCAGTTCATGAGTTTATGAAGGCAAGTGAAATCTTGATAGAAAGAAATGCAGCAGATCTTGGAAAAATAAGAGAGCATTTCCAGAAATATGGCTACAAACCACATGTCGAAGGCTCTACAG aagaggaggatgaagcTGACAGTGAATCAGCAATGTCTGTGCAGAATAAATCTGATGACGAAAAAGCAAATGATGTACCTCACCTATCTGCTTCTACAGAGAAGCTGCCGTTGCCCAAAGACCCCCTGCGTATCCCCGAGCTCTCCGATTTTGGGCTTTCACAGTACACGTTCCCCAGGCCTTGGGGAGCGCTGGAAGCGCCGCACAGTGCACAGCACATGAGCAGTGCGCGCCAGCTGAGGGCAAAGAATGAGACTCCACTAAGGTTGCGGACGCCGCAGGCTTTGCCCAAAACACCAAAATGTAGGCTGAAGATGGATGACTATGAGTGTGTAACACCAAAACTTGAGCACTTCGGCATTAGTGAACATACCATGTGTATGAATGAAGATTATACGATGTCACTTATTCACAAAGCTTCTCAGACATTAAAAAA GTTGGTTAAAAGAGGAGATGATAACGGAGGGAATTTGCCAGAAATGACAGTCAAGGAATTCATGGTTACTCCTGCATCAAAATCCAGTAAGAGAGCTAAAAATG CAGCAGCTGACTGGATGGATTCTCCTATGGTATTTGTGTTCTGTACTCCTGATGTGAAGGACTCTTCCAAAACTAATAATACAGGATTATCAAGGTCATCAGAGACAAAGGAACTGCCTCTTCCCAGTCATGCAGCAACACCACAGTGTCCAGATTTTCAAACAAGATGGTTAACAGCAGAAGCTAAG CAGGTAACACCAGGGGGGAAGCTTGAGTCGGTGAAAAAGAATGATGCAAAAGATACACCatacaaagaagaaagaattcCTTTTGCTGCGAGCTGTGATGAGTATCTTAAACATACTGAGGACCCTTCCCCTCCCAATCTGGAACACTATGACCATTTACTCAATACTCCTCCACCTCCAGAAATAACAAGGATACCAGATAATGTTTTAAAG ATCCTTTCCCAATATAATCAAAAGGTAGACTCTTCTAAAGCCAAGGAAATGGAGACCAAGGCAGGAAATACAAGAAGATATGAAAGTTGTTCCACTGATTACAGCAACAAAGAAAACAG AGGATATCATGGAGTTTTCAAGACAAACATCTGA
- the SKA3 gene encoding spindle and kinetochore-associated protein 3 isoform X1, whose amino-acid sequence MAVTGAFFGKLRELALTVEKEVKQLQQALRREDADCEDESPIAILHDLHCEVKTQKEDISASLGKISNENKAVHEFMKASEILIERNAADLGKIREHFQKYGYKPHVEGSTEEEDEADSESAMSVQNKSDDEKANDVPHLSASTEKLPLPKDPLRIPELSDFGLSQYTFPRPWGALEAPHSAQHMSSARQLRAKNETPLRLRTPQALPKTPKCRLKMDDYECVTPKLEHFGISEHTMCMNEDYTMSLIHKASQTLKKLVKRGDDNGGNLPEMTVKEFMVTPASKSSKRAKNAAADWMDSPMVFVFCTPDVKDSSKTNNTGLSRSSETKELPLPSHAATPQCPDFQTRWLTAEAKQQVTPGGKLESVKKNDAKDTPYKEERIPFAASCDEYLKHTEDPSPPNLEHYDHLLNTPPPPEITRIPDNVLKILSQYNQKVDSSKAKEMETKAGNTRRYESCSTDYSNKENRGYHGVFKTNI is encoded by the exons ATGGCCGTGACCGGCGCCTTCTTCGGCAAGCTGCGGGAGCTGGCCCTCACGGTGGAGAAGGAGgtgaagcagctgcagcaggccCTGCGCCGGGAGGACGCGG ACTGTGAAGATGAATCTCCAATAGCAATCTTGCATGACCTCCATTGTGAAGTCAAGACTCAGAAG GAAGATATTAGTGCCAGTCTTGGTAAGATTTCCAATGAAAATAAAGCAGTTCATGAGTTTATGAAGGCAAGTGAAATCTTGATAGAAAGAAATGCAGCAGATCTTGGAAAAATAAGAGAGCATTTCCAGAAATATGGCTACAAACCACATGTCGAAGGCTCTACAG aagaggaggatgaagcTGACAGTGAATCAGCAATGTCTGTGCAGAATAAATCTGATGACGAAAAAGCAAATGATGTACCTCACCTATCTGCTTCTACAGAGAAGCTGCCGTTGCCCAAAGACCCCCTGCGTATCCCCGAGCTCTCCGATTTTGGGCTTTCACAGTACACGTTCCCCAGGCCTTGGGGAGCGCTGGAAGCGCCGCACAGTGCACAGCACATGAGCAGTGCGCGCCAGCTGAGGGCAAAGAATGAGACTCCACTAAGGTTGCGGACGCCGCAGGCTTTGCCCAAAACACCAAAATGTAGGCTGAAGATGGATGACTATGAGTGTGTAACACCAAAACTTGAGCACTTCGGCATTAGTGAACATACCATGTGTATGAATGAAGATTATACGATGTCACTTATTCACAAAGCTTCTCAGACATTAAAAAA GTTGGTTAAAAGAGGAGATGATAACGGAGGGAATTTGCCAGAAATGACAGTCAAGGAATTCATGGTTACTCCTGCATCAAAATCCAGTAAGAGAGCTAAAAATG CAGCAGCTGACTGGATGGATTCTCCTATGGTATTTGTGTTCTGTACTCCTGATGTGAAGGACTCTTCCAAAACTAATAATACAGGATTATCAAGGTCATCAGAGACAAAGGAACTGCCTCTTCCCAGTCATGCAGCAACACCACAGTGTCCAGATTTTCAAACAAGATGGTTAACAGCAGAAGCTAAG CAGCAGGTAACACCAGGGGGGAAGCTTGAGTCGGTGAAAAAGAATGATGCAAAAGATACACCatacaaagaagaaagaattcCTTTTGCTGCGAGCTGTGATGAGTATCTTAAACATACTGAGGACCCTTCCCCTCCCAATCTGGAACACTATGACCATTTACTCAATACTCCTCCACCTCCAGAAATAACAAGGATACCAGATAATGTTTTAAAG ATCCTTTCCCAATATAATCAAAAGGTAGACTCTTCTAAAGCCAAGGAAATGGAGACCAAGGCAGGAAATACAAGAAGATATGAAAGTTGTTCCACTGATTACAGCAACAAAGAAAACAG AGGATATCATGGAGTTTTCAAGACAAACATCTGA
- the SKA3 gene encoding spindle and kinetochore-associated protein 3 isoform X2: protein MAVTGAFFGKLRELALTVEKEVKQLQQALRREDADCEDESPIAILHDLHCEVKTQKEDISASLGKISNENKAVHEFMKASEILIERNAADLGKIREHFQKYGYKPHVEGSTEEEDEADSESAMSVQNKSDDEKANDVPHLSASTEKLPLPKDPLRIPELSDFGLSQYTFPRPWGALEAPHSAQHMSSARQLRAKNETPLRLRTPQALPKTPKCRLKMDDYECVTPKLEHFGISEHTMCMNEDYTMSLIHKASQTLKKLVKRGDDNGGNLPEMTVKEFMVTPASKSSKRAKNAADWMDSPMVFVFCTPDVKDSSKTNNTGLSRSSETKELPLPSHAATPQCPDFQTRWLTAEAKQQVTPGGKLESVKKNDAKDTPYKEERIPFAASCDEYLKHTEDPSPPNLEHYDHLLNTPPPPEITRIPDNVLKILSQYNQKVDSSKAKEMETKAGNTRRYESCSTDYSNKENRGYHGVFKTNI, encoded by the exons ATGGCCGTGACCGGCGCCTTCTTCGGCAAGCTGCGGGAGCTGGCCCTCACGGTGGAGAAGGAGgtgaagcagctgcagcaggccCTGCGCCGGGAGGACGCGG ACTGTGAAGATGAATCTCCAATAGCAATCTTGCATGACCTCCATTGTGAAGTCAAGACTCAGAAG GAAGATATTAGTGCCAGTCTTGGTAAGATTTCCAATGAAAATAAAGCAGTTCATGAGTTTATGAAGGCAAGTGAAATCTTGATAGAAAGAAATGCAGCAGATCTTGGAAAAATAAGAGAGCATTTCCAGAAATATGGCTACAAACCACATGTCGAAGGCTCTACAG aagaggaggatgaagcTGACAGTGAATCAGCAATGTCTGTGCAGAATAAATCTGATGACGAAAAAGCAAATGATGTACCTCACCTATCTGCTTCTACAGAGAAGCTGCCGTTGCCCAAAGACCCCCTGCGTATCCCCGAGCTCTCCGATTTTGGGCTTTCACAGTACACGTTCCCCAGGCCTTGGGGAGCGCTGGAAGCGCCGCACAGTGCACAGCACATGAGCAGTGCGCGCCAGCTGAGGGCAAAGAATGAGACTCCACTAAGGTTGCGGACGCCGCAGGCTTTGCCCAAAACACCAAAATGTAGGCTGAAGATGGATGACTATGAGTGTGTAACACCAAAACTTGAGCACTTCGGCATTAGTGAACATACCATGTGTATGAATGAAGATTATACGATGTCACTTATTCACAAAGCTTCTCAGACATTAAAAAA GTTGGTTAAAAGAGGAGATGATAACGGAGGGAATTTGCCAGAAATGACAGTCAAGGAATTCATGGTTACTCCTGCATCAAAATCCAGTAAGAGAGCTAAAAATG CAGCTGACTGGATGGATTCTCCTATGGTATTTGTGTTCTGTACTCCTGATGTGAAGGACTCTTCCAAAACTAATAATACAGGATTATCAAGGTCATCAGAGACAAAGGAACTGCCTCTTCCCAGTCATGCAGCAACACCACAGTGTCCAGATTTTCAAACAAGATGGTTAACAGCAGAAGCTAAG CAGCAGGTAACACCAGGGGGGAAGCTTGAGTCGGTGAAAAAGAATGATGCAAAAGATACACCatacaaagaagaaagaattcCTTTTGCTGCGAGCTGTGATGAGTATCTTAAACATACTGAGGACCCTTCCCCTCCCAATCTGGAACACTATGACCATTTACTCAATACTCCTCCACCTCCAGAAATAACAAGGATACCAGATAATGTTTTAAAG ATCCTTTCCCAATATAATCAAAAGGTAGACTCTTCTAAAGCCAAGGAAATGGAGACCAAGGCAGGAAATACAAGAAGATATGAAAGTTGTTCCACTGATTACAGCAACAAAGAAAACAG AGGATATCATGGAGTTTTCAAGACAAACATCTGA
- the SKA3 gene encoding spindle and kinetochore-associated protein 3 isoform X5, with translation MAVTGAFFGKLRELALTVEKEVKQLQQALRREDADCEDESPIAILHDLHCEVKTQKEDISASLGKISNENKAVHEFMKASEILIERNAADLGKIREHFQKYGYKPHVEGSTEKLPLPKDPLRIPELSDFGLSQYTFPRPWGALEAPHSAQHMSSARQLRAKNETPLRLRTPQALPKTPKCRLKMDDYECVTPKLEHFGISEHTMCMNEDYTMSLIHKASQTLKKLVKRGDDNGGNLPEMTVKEFMVTPASKSSKRAKNAAADWMDSPMVFVFCTPDVKDSSKTNNTGLSRSSETKELPLPSHAATPQCPDFQTRWLTAEAKQQVTPGGKLESVKKNDAKDTPYKEERIPFAASCDEYLKHTEDPSPPNLEHYDHLLNTPPPPEITRIPDNVLKILSQYNQKVDSSKAKEMETKAGNTRRYESCSTDYSNKENRGYHGVFKTNI, from the exons ATGGCCGTGACCGGCGCCTTCTTCGGCAAGCTGCGGGAGCTGGCCCTCACGGTGGAGAAGGAGgtgaagcagctgcagcaggccCTGCGCCGGGAGGACGCGG ACTGTGAAGATGAATCTCCAATAGCAATCTTGCATGACCTCCATTGTGAAGTCAAGACTCAGAAG GAAGATATTAGTGCCAGTCTTGGTAAGATTTCCAATGAAAATAAAGCAGTTCATGAGTTTATGAAGGCAAGTGAAATCTTGATAGAAAGAAATGCAGCAGATCTTGGAAAAATAAGAGAGCATTTCCAGAAATATGGCTACAAACCACATGTCGAAGGCTCTACAG AGAAGCTGCCGTTGCCCAAAGACCCCCTGCGTATCCCCGAGCTCTCCGATTTTGGGCTTTCACAGTACACGTTCCCCAGGCCTTGGGGAGCGCTGGAAGCGCCGCACAGTGCACAGCACATGAGCAGTGCGCGCCAGCTGAGGGCAAAGAATGAGACTCCACTAAGGTTGCGGACGCCGCAGGCTTTGCCCAAAACACCAAAATGTAGGCTGAAGATGGATGACTATGAGTGTGTAACACCAAAACTTGAGCACTTCGGCATTAGTGAACATACCATGTGTATGAATGAAGATTATACGATGTCACTTATTCACAAAGCTTCTCAGACATTAAAAAA GTTGGTTAAAAGAGGAGATGATAACGGAGGGAATTTGCCAGAAATGACAGTCAAGGAATTCATGGTTACTCCTGCATCAAAATCCAGTAAGAGAGCTAAAAATG CAGCAGCTGACTGGATGGATTCTCCTATGGTATTTGTGTTCTGTACTCCTGATGTGAAGGACTCTTCCAAAACTAATAATACAGGATTATCAAGGTCATCAGAGACAAAGGAACTGCCTCTTCCCAGTCATGCAGCAACACCACAGTGTCCAGATTTTCAAACAAGATGGTTAACAGCAGAAGCTAAG CAGCAGGTAACACCAGGGGGGAAGCTTGAGTCGGTGAAAAAGAATGATGCAAAAGATACACCatacaaagaagaaagaattcCTTTTGCTGCGAGCTGTGATGAGTATCTTAAACATACTGAGGACCCTTCCCCTCCCAATCTGGAACACTATGACCATTTACTCAATACTCCTCCACCTCCAGAAATAACAAGGATACCAGATAATGTTTTAAAG ATCCTTTCCCAATATAATCAAAAGGTAGACTCTTCTAAAGCCAAGGAAATGGAGACCAAGGCAGGAAATACAAGAAGATATGAAAGTTGTTCCACTGATTACAGCAACAAAGAAAACAG AGGATATCATGGAGTTTTCAAGACAAACATCTGA